From a region of the Cyprinus carpio isolate SPL01 chromosome B21, ASM1834038v1, whole genome shotgun sequence genome:
- the LOC109045528 gene encoding transcription factor TFIIIB component B'' homolog isoform X6: MIRRSRISVRPNVKPTGRAQTTSRDASVENIQPPQASADSAPSEGSEVTVDELKTDQPIAALERTNEEASQSSSLSDQLEATKHGEDAASKSSDAQDSTSTSATSGPQRRKRFTALPNLAKPRASPASSRTPKSPSRSPVKPVTPSEPETSTPTEESSLQIPAPVHNPRLPGRRRPSGGGRQAKVQPIAAAPLQNDQEMQKDGGLEDTLVPLTIQQGESQHPLITSQPDSVFVSENPPARSAVEDVVVQQESDSGPSPGQSQMDLLRERLHKLKTPSKILKSLKSLNNPADMVRLAQARKLRELLKKEINKQKEDKKKPKMGIKEREAPKDHTKMTMRELIYYLPVSNPMKSFTEEEQKASETVLDDSPTPTSSKTPAAPSVQETVVEDVDNEEDEEIMQETQPEEEEPLLVPRVKVAEDGSLIIDEESLTVQVSRAKGPNPAEDRDPIFERGSTTTYSSFRKGTYTKPWSNEETEMFYLAIGMVGTDFSMIAQLFPHRARIEIKNKFKKEERNNSWRIDKAFKEKRRLDLDFFKKLMEQILKNEEIKKNKNKELIKLAKAQRRVQRKARAAKRKEMDTLSDSDSDVVAGEKENEDLSNDGGSDTTPKKRRGRGTNTPDRRIKRTNGEAEIDEPEDCENLTSDVQSQDDSRYKSPAIKSAQLKGRLQRPIPDLSRRWGNRHPVPKGKENGTSAGEESNMDKSPKVPSASVKEKKQSVVLLELEDLEEEPDLSAVQEQIFNKPTRSGRIPKLSQHVIQAAEDEEELSDLPVSFKVRGEDIKAPGRRAKLKPGPRLKQGMPRRGKSRLVTLLASGTEEEEEEVEESVLSREDFPSNPEEENQAFVPMSLRPQAPVNSEVVETMEEDVMEFLDPDHMEVCNEINNEAAQTLLTIGNSAQMIHTSEMPCTSGNDIVVHEEDMTETVVLSGSSVNCESQTKGDVEFPSCETPIPEPSSEETSTQNEEPIKSQTTDAHPAPIQHETQFPPSKRGRFSKPKPNIGQGLRTRRAPQQQISPELVTGSLGTSKGPSSTEQDKSAMQEDCFPVNHLPDSFTIRPEGLQLDTSSETREDSPKVILERVTKEDNGSVSSLKRKNDDIITEENINEQEGARSEPQLTKSVNESQSTSLESSKPVRRYRGLRPQPNLTQTSRRGSMTSTTAVLNEKPSAAQPSMNTFTKCPEEGAVFSTELDASKSAAQQQGASSIESVETVKDVTLPVVSENESRQKTVVMLDENNRTNPAEVSKGSIVEHPGCESEDTSAESTPGEPVFVLSLIEIPPTLDEGAGFRTELLPPEAVSESHSHGQSASESREVSHLLITDALVPVSEDEEKKCEQGDMGKSRKGELKRKTPASTSQGNTKGESQAEHHVEGLESFVAEGTDDEKEHLEKKRKIPERTRRAKLQVKPIPVSRRNARGGDAKEDTAALSFKQTTSLPVSTQETRSVPEQTVPAVISSTDDSISTTISDREATTDLSETSDNTRSPVSEDSVQEGSSQGIMGKVDLSGKETVELASRSDSQSVSQITPITTSGPLTSRPGRRPKGFLSFISSKSTQGPPAAHRGAKPGPQKPAVNTARPERKRTAVGPVTTATSPVVKRPPPTPASVIEQNLDEEPTSVSKYFFSDIFTEVDELEDMD; the protein is encoded by the exons ATGATACGCAGATCGAGAATTAGTGTTCGGCCCAATGTAAAGCCCACAGGCCGAGCTCAGACAACCTCTCGAGATGCGTCTGTAGAAAATATTCAGCCTCCCCAGGCTTCTGCCGACTCCGCTCCATctgaggggtcagaggtcacggtTGATGAGTTGAAGACTGACCAACCTATAGCAGCTTTGGAGAGGACCAATGAGGAAGCGTCTCAGAGCAGCTCCCTGAGTGACCAGTTGGAGGCCACTAAACATGGAGA GGACGCAGCATCTAAAAGTTCTGATGCCCAGGATTCAACAAGCACCTCTGCAACTTCTGGCCCTCAGAGGAGGAAACGCTTCACAGCTTTGCCCAACCTGGCCAAACCACGAGCCTCTCCAGCCTCTTCCAGGACTCCTAAATCCCCATCCAGGTCCCCTGTAAAACCAGTAACACCCAGTGAACCTGAAACCTCAACTCCCACTGAAGAGTCTTCCCTTCAGATACCTGCGCCTGTCCATAACCCCAGGCTTCCTGGAAGACGGAGACCTTCTGGAGGAGGCAGACAGGCCAAAGTTCAGCCCATCGCTGCAGCCCCACTACAGAATGACCAAGAGATGCAAAAAGATGGGGGATTGGAGGACACTCTTGTGCCGTTGACCATTCAGCAAGGGGAGTCCCAACATCCTCTAATAACTTCCCAACCTGATTCCGTTTTTGTCAGTGAAAACCCTCCGGCTCGTTCTGCTGTGGAAGATGTGGTTGTACAACAGGAGAGTGATTCTGGGCCGTCTCCGGGCCAGAGCCAAATGGATCTGTTAAGAGAAAGACTTCATAAACTTAAGACACCATCGAAGATTCTCAAGTCCTTGAAATCTCTGAACAACCCAGCAGACATGGTCAGGTTAGCTCAGGCACGGAAACTTCGGGAGcttcttaaaaaagaaattaacaaacaaaag GAAGACAAGAAGAAACCCAAGATGGGAATCAAAGAACGCGAAGCACCCAAAGACCACACTAAAATGACCATGAGAGAGCTGATCTATTACCTGCCTGTTTCCAACCCAATGAA GTCTTTCACAGAAGAGGAGCAGAAAGCATCAGAGACCGTATTAGATGATTCTCCTACACCAAC GTCTTCTAAGACTCCAGCTGCTCCATCAGTTCAGGAGACAGTTGTAGAAGATGTTGATAATGAAGAAGATGAGGAAATAATGCAAGAAACGCAGCCAGAGGAGGAAGAGCCTCTTCTAGTGCCCAGGGTGAAGGTGGCAGAGGATGGCTCTCTGATTATAGATGAGGAGAG tttaacAGTCCAGGTGTCAAGGGCAAAAGGACCCAATCCGGCAGAAGACAGAGATCCTATATTTGAACGTGGCTCTACCACCACCTACTCCAGCTTTAGGAAGGGCACCTACACCAAACCCTGGTCCAATGAAG AGACTGAAATGTTTTACTTGGCCATCGGCATGGTGGGGACAGACTTCTCCATGATTGCTCAGCTGTTTCCACACCGAGCTCGAATAGAGATTAAG AACAAGTTCAAGAAAGAGGAGAGGAATAACTCATGGAGAATAGATAAAGCTTTCA AGGAGAAGAGGCGTTTGGATCTAGATTTCTTCAAAAAATTAATGGAGCAGATCCTAAAAAACGAggaaattaagaaaaacaaaaacaaagagctCATCAAGTTGGCTAAAGCACAGAGGAGAGTCCAAAGGAAAGCCagag CAGCCAAAAGAAAGGAAATGGACACTTTATCGGATTCGGACAGTGATGTGGTGGCTGGAGAAAAGGAGAATGAGGacctctcaaatgatggaggaagtGATACCACTCCAAAGAAACGCAGAGGAAGAGGGACGAATACTCCAGACAGGAGAATCAAGAGGACAAATGGAGAGG CTGAAATAGATGAACCTGAGGACTGTGAAAATCTTACTTCTGATGTCCAGTCACAAGATGACAG TAGATACAAGAGTCCTGCTATTAAATCAGCTCAGCTCAAAGGTCGACTGCAGAGACCGATCCCAGACCTCAGCCGCAGATGGGGGAACAGGCACCCTGTGCCCAAAGGCAAAGAGAACGGGACCTCAGCCGGAGAGGAGAGTAACATGGACAAGTCCCCCAAG GTGCCTTCAGCCTCTGTAAAAGAGAAGAAGCAGTCTGTAGTTCTCCTTGAATTGGAAGATTTAGAGGAAGAACCTGACCTGAGTGCTGTACAAGAACAGATATTCAATAAACCAACCAG GTCAGGAAGGATCCCTAAGCTCTCTCAGCATGTAATACAGGCAGCGGAAGATGAGGAAGAGCTCTCTGATCTTCCTGTGTCTTTCAAAGTTCGTGGTGAGGACATTAAGGCACCTGGCCGGAGAGCTAAATTAAAACCAGGTCCCAGATTGAAACAGGGCATGCCTAGGAGGGGGAAATCTAGACTGGTGACCTTACTGGCCTCTGGAactgaggaggaagaagaggaagtaGAAGAATCTGTCCTGAGCCGGGAAGACTTTCCTTCAAATCCTGAAGAGGAAAACCAGGCGTTTGTGCCAATGAGTCTACGTCCTCAAGCGCCTGTTAATTCAGAGGTGGTAGAAACCATGGAAGAG gatGTCATGGAGTTTCTTGACCCAGACCACATGGAGG TATGTAATGAGATCAACAATGAAGCGGCCCAGACACTTCTCACCATTGGGAACTCAGCTCAGATGATCCACACATCAGAAATGCCCTGTACAA GTGGAAATGATATTGTTGTCCATGAGGAAGATATGACAGAAACAGTTGTCTTGTCTGGTTCTTCTGTAAATTGCGAGTCACAGACCAAAGGTGATGTTGAATTTCCGAGCTGTGAAACTCCTATTCCAGAACCTTCTTCTGAAGAAACCTCCACCCAGAATGAAGAACCAATCAAATCGCAGACAACTGATGCTCATCCTGCTCCCATTCAACATGAGACACAGTTTCCACCAAGCAAAAGAGGTCGGTTCTCCAAACCCAAACCCAATATTGGTCAAGGTTTGAGAACCAGACGTGCGCCACAGCAGCAAATCTCTCCAGAACTTGTCACAGGTTCTTTGGGGACCTCTAAGGGTCCGTCTTCCACAGAACAGGATAAAAGTGCAATGCAAGAAGACTGTTTTCCTGTGAATCACCTGCCAGACTCCTTTACCATCCGCCCTGAGGGACTACAGCTGGATACATCATCTGAAACAAGAGAAGACAGTCCCAAAGTCATTCTTGAAAGAGTGACTAAAGAAGATAATGGATCTGTTTCATCTTTGAAGAGAAAGAATGATGATATAATCACAGAAGAAAATATAAACGAACAAGAAGGGGCAAGATCAGAACCACAGCTGACTAAAAG tgTGAACGAGTCTCAGAGCACATCACTTGAGTCCTCTAAACCTGTCAGGAGGTACCGCGGACTCAGACCTCAACCAAACCTGACTCAGACATCCAGACGCGGCAGCATGACATCAACCACAGCAG TATTAAATGAGAAGCCATCTGCTGCTCAGCCTTCCATGAACACTTTCACTAAATGTCCTGAAGAGGGTGCTGTATTTTCCACAGAACTTGATGCATCCAAAAGTGCAGCTCAACAACAAGGAGCATCGAGCATTGAATCAGTAGAG ACGGTCAAAGATGTCACCCTGCCAGTTGTTTCTGAAAACGAGTCCAGACAGAAAACTGTGGTCATGCTGGACGAGAACAATAGAACTAATCCTGCGGAAGTCAGCAAAGGCAGCATTGTGGAACATCCTGGATGTGAATCAGAAGACACATCTGCTGAGTCCACGCCTGGGGAACCTGTGTTTGTACTCTCTCTCATAGAAATCCCGCCTACTTTAGATGAGGGGGCGGGGTTTCGGACAGAGCTCCTCCCACCTGAGGCAGTGTCTGAGTCACATTCTCATGGTCAAAG TGCTAGTGAGAGTAGGGAGGTATCTCACCTTCTGATCACAGACGCTTTAGTTCCTGTGTCAGAGGATGAGGAAAAGAAATGTGAACAGGGAGACATGGGCAAATCTAGGAAAGGAGAATTGAAACGCAAGACACCAGCCTCCACCTCTCAGGGG AATACCAAAGGTGAGAGTCAGGCAGAACATCATG TGGAAGGATTGGAAAGCTTTGTGGCAGAGGGGACTGATGATGAGAAGGAACatctggaaaagaaaagaaaaattcctGAGAGAACCAGGAGAG CAAAGCTGCAAGTTAAACCCATCCCAGTTTCGCGGAGAAACGCTCGAGGTGGTGATGCTAAAGAGGACACAGCAGCTCTCTCTTTTAAACAGACTACCTCATTACCTGTTTCAACACAAGAGACGAGATCAGTGCCAGAGCAAACTGTACCTGCTGTCATTTCATCAACGGATGACTCAATATCAACCACCATCTCTGACAGAGAAGCAACTACAGACCTTTCTGAGACTAGTGATAATACTCGATCACCTGTCTCTGAAGATTCTGTCCAGGAGGGTTCTTCCCAAGGCATCATGGGAAAAGTGGACCTCTCAGGCAAAGAGACCGTTGAGTTGGCTAGTAGATCAGACTCACAAAGTGTCAGTCAAATCACGCCTATTACCACAAGTGGGCCGCTTACAAG TAGACCAGGCAGAAGACCCAAAGGGTTCCTGTCCTTCATTTCATCAAAGAGTACACAAGGACCCCCAGCAGCCCATCGAGGGGCCAAACCAGGCCCCCAAAAACCAGCAGTCAACACCGCACGTCCTGAGAGAAAACGGACAGCAGTCGGGCCTGTTACCACTGCAACCAGCCCTGTAGTAAAGCGACCCCCACCGACCCCTGCATCTGTCATTGAG CAGAACTTAGATGAAGAACCCACAAGTGTCTCCAAGTACTTCTTCAGTGACATCTTTACTGAAGTTGATGAACTAGAAGACATGGATTAA
- the LOC109045528 gene encoding transcription factor TFIIIB component B'' homolog isoform X2, with protein MIRRSRISVRPNVKPTGRAQTTSRDASVENIQPPQASADSAPSEGSEVTVDELKTDQPIAALERTNEEASQSSSLSDQLEATKHGEDAASKSSDAQDSTSTSATSGPQRRKRFTALPNLAKPRASPASSRTPKSPSRSPVKPVTPSEPETSTPTEESSLQIPAPVHNPRLPGRRRPSGGGRQAKVQPIAAAPLQNDQEMQKDGGLEDTLVPLTIQQGESQHPLITSQPDSVFVSENPPARSAVEDVVVQQESDSGPSPGQSQMDLLRERLHKLKTPSKILKSLKSLNNPADMVRLAQARKLRELLKKEINKQKEDKKKPKMGIKEREAPKDHTKMTMRELIYYLPVSNPMKSFTEEEQKASETVLDDSPTPTSSKTPAAPSVQETVVEDVDNEEDEEIMQETQPEEEEPLLVPRVKVAEDGSLIIDEESLTVQVSRAKGPNPAEDRDPIFERGSTTTYSSFRKGTYTKPWSNEETEMFYLAIGMVGTDFSMIAQLFPHRARIEIKNKFKKEERNNSWRIDKAFKEKRRLDLDFFKKLMEQILKNEEIKKNKNKELIKLAKAQRRVQRKARAAKRKEMDTLSDSDSDVVAGEKENEDLSNDGGSDTTPKKRRGRGTNTPDRRIKRTNGEAEIDEPEDCENLTSDVQSQDDSRYKSPAIKSAQLKGRLQRPIPDLSRRWGNRHPVPKGKENGTSAGEESNMDKSPKVPSASVKEKKQSVVLLELEDLEEEPDLSAVQEQIFNKPTRSGRIPKLSQHVIQAAEDEEELSDLPVSFKVRGEDIKAPGRRAKLKPGPRLKQGMPRRGKSRLVTLLASGTEEEEEEVEESVLSREDFPSNPEEENQAFVPMSLRPQAPVNSEVVETMEELDISVNVPDILGTSQNALYPELSCDQDTVPAGPVPCEHQLDLLVDVMEFLDPDHMEVCNEINNEAAQTLLTIGNSAQMIHTSEMPCTSGNDIVVHEEDMTETVVLSGSSVNCESQTKGDVEFPSCETPIPEPSSEETSTQNEEPIKSQTTDAHPAPIQHETQFPPSKRGRFSKPKPNIGQGLRTRRAPQQQISPELVTGSLGTSKGPSSTEQDKSAMQEDCFPVNHLPDSFTIRPEGLQLDTSSETREDSPKVILERVTKEDNGSVSSLKRKNDDIITEENINEQEGARSEPQLTKSVNESQSTSLESSKPVRRYRGLRPQPNLTQTSRRGSMTSTTAVLNEKPSAAQPSMNTFTKCPEEGAVFSTELDASKSAAQQQGASSIESVETVKDVTLPVVSENESRQKTVVMLDENNRTNPAEVSKGSIVEHPGCESEDTSAESTPGEPVFVLSLIEIPPTLDEGAGFRTELLPPEAVSESHSHGQSASESREVSHLLITDALVPVSEDEEKKCEQGDMGKSRKGELKRKTPASTSQGNTKGESQAEHHVEGLESFVAEGTDDEKEHLEKKRKIPERTRRAKLQVKPIPVSRRNARGGDAKEDTAALSFKQTTSLPVSTQETRSVPEQTVPAVISSTDDSISTTISDREATTDLSETSDNTRSPVSEDSVQEGSSQGIMGKVDLSGKETVELASRSDSQSVSQITPITTSGPLTRPGRRPKGFLSFISSKSTQGPPAAHRGAKPGPQKPAVNTARPERKRTAVGPVTTATSPVVKRPPPTPASVIEQNLDEEPTSVSKYFFSDIFTEVDELEDMD; from the exons ATGATACGCAGATCGAGAATTAGTGTTCGGCCCAATGTAAAGCCCACAGGCCGAGCTCAGACAACCTCTCGAGATGCGTCTGTAGAAAATATTCAGCCTCCCCAGGCTTCTGCCGACTCCGCTCCATctgaggggtcagaggtcacggtTGATGAGTTGAAGACTGACCAACCTATAGCAGCTTTGGAGAGGACCAATGAGGAAGCGTCTCAGAGCAGCTCCCTGAGTGACCAGTTGGAGGCCACTAAACATGGAGA GGACGCAGCATCTAAAAGTTCTGATGCCCAGGATTCAACAAGCACCTCTGCAACTTCTGGCCCTCAGAGGAGGAAACGCTTCACAGCTTTGCCCAACCTGGCCAAACCACGAGCCTCTCCAGCCTCTTCCAGGACTCCTAAATCCCCATCCAGGTCCCCTGTAAAACCAGTAACACCCAGTGAACCTGAAACCTCAACTCCCACTGAAGAGTCTTCCCTTCAGATACCTGCGCCTGTCCATAACCCCAGGCTTCCTGGAAGACGGAGACCTTCTGGAGGAGGCAGACAGGCCAAAGTTCAGCCCATCGCTGCAGCCCCACTACAGAATGACCAAGAGATGCAAAAAGATGGGGGATTGGAGGACACTCTTGTGCCGTTGACCATTCAGCAAGGGGAGTCCCAACATCCTCTAATAACTTCCCAACCTGATTCCGTTTTTGTCAGTGAAAACCCTCCGGCTCGTTCTGCTGTGGAAGATGTGGTTGTACAACAGGAGAGTGATTCTGGGCCGTCTCCGGGCCAGAGCCAAATGGATCTGTTAAGAGAAAGACTTCATAAACTTAAGACACCATCGAAGATTCTCAAGTCCTTGAAATCTCTGAACAACCCAGCAGACATGGTCAGGTTAGCTCAGGCACGGAAACTTCGGGAGcttcttaaaaaagaaattaacaaacaaaag GAAGACAAGAAGAAACCCAAGATGGGAATCAAAGAACGCGAAGCACCCAAAGACCACACTAAAATGACCATGAGAGAGCTGATCTATTACCTGCCTGTTTCCAACCCAATGAA GTCTTTCACAGAAGAGGAGCAGAAAGCATCAGAGACCGTATTAGATGATTCTCCTACACCAAC GTCTTCTAAGACTCCAGCTGCTCCATCAGTTCAGGAGACAGTTGTAGAAGATGTTGATAATGAAGAAGATGAGGAAATAATGCAAGAAACGCAGCCAGAGGAGGAAGAGCCTCTTCTAGTGCCCAGGGTGAAGGTGGCAGAGGATGGCTCTCTGATTATAGATGAGGAGAG tttaacAGTCCAGGTGTCAAGGGCAAAAGGACCCAATCCGGCAGAAGACAGAGATCCTATATTTGAACGTGGCTCTACCACCACCTACTCCAGCTTTAGGAAGGGCACCTACACCAAACCCTGGTCCAATGAAG AGACTGAAATGTTTTACTTGGCCATCGGCATGGTGGGGACAGACTTCTCCATGATTGCTCAGCTGTTTCCACACCGAGCTCGAATAGAGATTAAG AACAAGTTCAAGAAAGAGGAGAGGAATAACTCATGGAGAATAGATAAAGCTTTCA AGGAGAAGAGGCGTTTGGATCTAGATTTCTTCAAAAAATTAATGGAGCAGATCCTAAAAAACGAggaaattaagaaaaacaaaaacaaagagctCATCAAGTTGGCTAAAGCACAGAGGAGAGTCCAAAGGAAAGCCagag CAGCCAAAAGAAAGGAAATGGACACTTTATCGGATTCGGACAGTGATGTGGTGGCTGGAGAAAAGGAGAATGAGGacctctcaaatgatggaggaagtGATACCACTCCAAAGAAACGCAGAGGAAGAGGGACGAATACTCCAGACAGGAGAATCAAGAGGACAAATGGAGAGG CTGAAATAGATGAACCTGAGGACTGTGAAAATCTTACTTCTGATGTCCAGTCACAAGATGACAG TAGATACAAGAGTCCTGCTATTAAATCAGCTCAGCTCAAAGGTCGACTGCAGAGACCGATCCCAGACCTCAGCCGCAGATGGGGGAACAGGCACCCTGTGCCCAAAGGCAAAGAGAACGGGACCTCAGCCGGAGAGGAGAGTAACATGGACAAGTCCCCCAAG GTGCCTTCAGCCTCTGTAAAAGAGAAGAAGCAGTCTGTAGTTCTCCTTGAATTGGAAGATTTAGAGGAAGAACCTGACCTGAGTGCTGTACAAGAACAGATATTCAATAAACCAACCAG GTCAGGAAGGATCCCTAAGCTCTCTCAGCATGTAATACAGGCAGCGGAAGATGAGGAAGAGCTCTCTGATCTTCCTGTGTCTTTCAAAGTTCGTGGTGAGGACATTAAGGCACCTGGCCGGAGAGCTAAATTAAAACCAGGTCCCAGATTGAAACAGGGCATGCCTAGGAGGGGGAAATCTAGACTGGTGACCTTACTGGCCTCTGGAactgaggaggaagaagaggaagtaGAAGAATCTGTCCTGAGCCGGGAAGACTTTCCTTCAAATCCTGAAGAGGAAAACCAGGCGTTTGTGCCAATGAGTCTACGTCCTCAAGCGCCTGTTAATTCAGAGGTGGTAGAAACCATGGAAGAG CTGGACATTTCTGTGAATGTGCCTGATATCCTGGGCACATCCCAGAATGCTTTGTACCCTGAGTTGTCATGTGATCAGGACACGGTGCCTGCTGGTCCTGTCCCTTGTGAACACCAGCTGGACCTGCTTGTT gatGTCATGGAGTTTCTTGACCCAGACCACATGGAGG TATGTAATGAGATCAACAATGAAGCGGCCCAGACACTTCTCACCATTGGGAACTCAGCTCAGATGATCCACACATCAGAAATGCCCTGTACAA GTGGAAATGATATTGTTGTCCATGAGGAAGATATGACAGAAACAGTTGTCTTGTCTGGTTCTTCTGTAAATTGCGAGTCACAGACCAAAGGTGATGTTGAATTTCCGAGCTGTGAAACTCCTATTCCAGAACCTTCTTCTGAAGAAACCTCCACCCAGAATGAAGAACCAATCAAATCGCAGACAACTGATGCTCATCCTGCTCCCATTCAACATGAGACACAGTTTCCACCAAGCAAAAGAGGTCGGTTCTCCAAACCCAAACCCAATATTGGTCAAGGTTTGAGAACCAGACGTGCGCCACAGCAGCAAATCTCTCCAGAACTTGTCACAGGTTCTTTGGGGACCTCTAAGGGTCCGTCTTCCACAGAACAGGATAAAAGTGCAATGCAAGAAGACTGTTTTCCTGTGAATCACCTGCCAGACTCCTTTACCATCCGCCCTGAGGGACTACAGCTGGATACATCATCTGAAACAAGAGAAGACAGTCCCAAAGTCATTCTTGAAAGAGTGACTAAAGAAGATAATGGATCTGTTTCATCTTTGAAGAGAAAGAATGATGATATAATCACAGAAGAAAATATAAACGAACAAGAAGGGGCAAGATCAGAACCACAGCTGACTAAAAG tgTGAACGAGTCTCAGAGCACATCACTTGAGTCCTCTAAACCTGTCAGGAGGTACCGCGGACTCAGACCTCAACCAAACCTGACTCAGACATCCAGACGCGGCAGCATGACATCAACCACAGCAG TATTAAATGAGAAGCCATCTGCTGCTCAGCCTTCCATGAACACTTTCACTAAATGTCCTGAAGAGGGTGCTGTATTTTCCACAGAACTTGATGCATCCAAAAGTGCAGCTCAACAACAAGGAGCATCGAGCATTGAATCAGTAGAG ACGGTCAAAGATGTCACCCTGCCAGTTGTTTCTGAAAACGAGTCCAGACAGAAAACTGTGGTCATGCTGGACGAGAACAATAGAACTAATCCTGCGGAAGTCAGCAAAGGCAGCATTGTGGAACATCCTGGATGTGAATCAGAAGACACATCTGCTGAGTCCACGCCTGGGGAACCTGTGTTTGTACTCTCTCTCATAGAAATCCCGCCTACTTTAGATGAGGGGGCGGGGTTTCGGACAGAGCTCCTCCCACCTGAGGCAGTGTCTGAGTCACATTCTCATGGTCAAAG TGCTAGTGAGAGTAGGGAGGTATCTCACCTTCTGATCACAGACGCTTTAGTTCCTGTGTCAGAGGATGAGGAAAAGAAATGTGAACAGGGAGACATGGGCAAATCTAGGAAAGGAGAATTGAAACGCAAGACACCAGCCTCCACCTCTCAGGGG AATACCAAAGGTGAGAGTCAGGCAGAACATCATG TGGAAGGATTGGAAAGCTTTGTGGCAGAGGGGACTGATGATGAGAAGGAACatctggaaaagaaaagaaaaattcctGAGAGAACCAGGAGAG CAAAGCTGCAAGTTAAACCCATCCCAGTTTCGCGGAGAAACGCTCGAGGTGGTGATGCTAAAGAGGACACAGCAGCTCTCTCTTTTAAACAGACTACCTCATTACCTGTTTCAACACAAGAGACGAGATCAGTGCCAGAGCAAACTGTACCTGCTGTCATTTCATCAACGGATGACTCAATATCAACCACCATCTCTGACAGAGAAGCAACTACAGACCTTTCTGAGACTAGTGATAATACTCGATCACCTGTCTCTGAAGATTCTGTCCAGGAGGGTTCTTCCCAAGGCATCATGGGAAAAGTGGACCTCTCAGGCAAAGAGACCGTTGAGTTGGCTAGTAGATCAGACTCACAAAGTGTCAGTCAAATCACGCCTATTACCACAAGTGGGCCGCTTACAAG ACCAGGCAGAAGACCCAAAGGGTTCCTGTCCTTCATTTCATCAAAGAGTACACAAGGACCCCCAGCAGCCCATCGAGGGGCCAAACCAGGCCCCCAAAAACCAGCAGTCAACACCGCACGTCCTGAGAGAAAACGGACAGCAGTCGGGCCTGTTACCACTGCAACCAGCCCTGTAGTAAAGCGACCCCCACCGACCCCTGCATCTGTCATTGAG CAGAACTTAGATGAAGAACCCACAAGTGTCTCCAAGTACTTCTTCAGTGACATCTTTACTGAAGTTGATGAACTAGAAGACATGGATTAA